The following coding sequences lie in one Gouania willdenowi chromosome 5, fGouWil2.1, whole genome shotgun sequence genomic window:
- the hcfc1a gene encoding host cell factor 1a isoform X4 yields the protein MSVPGSAVSGTTVSVLQPRWKRVLGWSGPVPRPRHGHRAVAIKELMVVFGGGNEGIVDELHVYNTATNQWFIPAVRGDIPPGCAAYGFVCDGTRLLVFGGMVEYGKYSNDLYELQASRWEWKKLKAKNPKNGPPPCPRLGHSFSLVGNKCYLFGGLANDSEDPKNNIPRYLNDLYTLELRAGSSVVGWDIPITYGVLPPPRESHTAVVYTEKISRKSRLIIYGGMSGCRLGDLWTLDIDTLTWHKPSVNGTAPLPRSLHSATTITNKMYVFGGWVPLVMDDVKVATHEKEWKCTNTLACLNLDSMCWETVLMDTLEDNIPRARAGHCAVAINSRLYVWSGRDGYRKAWNNQVCCKDLWYLETERPHAPARVQLVRANTNSLEVSWGAVSTADTYLLQLQKYDIPATPAAASPAMSATHSQPVNSPKSPMPAAAAPSAHSLTQAAVLKVAAQQSATGASVVTVRPSQPGKSPVTVTSLPPGVRMVVPAQTTQGSPIGSSPQMSGMAALAAAAAATQKIPPPSSSAGTVLNVPAGATILKTVAVSPGSTTVKVASPVMVSNPATRMLKTAAAQVGTATVSSPATTTRPIITVHKSGAVTVAQQAQVVTTVVGGVTKTITLVKSPLTMGSSGTLQISNLGKMMSVVQTKPVQTSAVTGQASSNPLAQILQTKGPLPPGTILKLVTSADGKPTTIITTSQAGGTGNKPTILNISGVSPTTTKQGTTIIKTIPMSAIMTQPGATGVTSSAGMKTPITILTTKMMTPGTPGKIITAVPKLATAAGQQGLTQVVLKGAPGQPGTILRTVPMSTVGGVRLVTPVTVSAVKPTVTTLVVKGTTGVTTLGTVTGTVSSSLAGGTVDSSNASLVTPITTLGTIATLSSQVISPSAMTVSTAQTSLTSTSTLPSSTITVQNQPTQVTLITTPSGVEAQPVQDLPVSILASPTSEQPSSSEAGAAADGSATVTLVCSNPPCETHETVTTNTATTSSAPMGAGQVCSNPPCETHETGTTNTATTASSSMPALRVCSNPPCETHETGTTNTATTASSSMGGAPQVCSNPPRETQVTGTTTNTATQASSDVSATQTAAVQRVCSNPFCETHETGTTNTPSTASSSMGDQTSTASGTVQRVCSNPPCETHETGTTNTATTATCSMETGEDTATQQTEEGAEGTSSTEGATTTAATASVASVATAAVTTTTTSTQGRAITTVTQSTLAPGPSVPSISSITVGGSTAPGSTEEPMQTEEAASAEAAPEEGGAAPMETQSEGEAAAATALNLPAELMSESQGGTLMVTGLSDEELAVTAAAEAAAQAAATEEAQALAIQAVLQAAQQAVMSEASGESQQTTNIPIMLTQQELAALVQQQQQLQEAQAAAQQASVDASLPTEGLAPADSLNDPSVESNGHNELTATVSSAVASLLPRTTAETLAPSSTFALATTVASPAKMQAAAALAEVANGIEGEKRAPQPTPVKPVVKKENQWFDVGIVKVTNMVVTHFFVPGDDSHGDDDSGIVPDYSQMKKMELQPGTAYKFRVAGINACGRGAFSEISAFKTCLPGFPGAPCAIKISKSPDGAHLTWEPPSVTSGKIIEYSVYLAIQSNQTAEAKASTPAQLAFMRVYCGPNPSCLVQSSSLSNAHIDYTTKPAIIFRIAARNEKGYGPATQVRWLQDAASAKQAPKRPGTSPDTKTTGPKKARTDQ from the exons ATGTCTGTCCCTGGCTCAGCGGTGTCTGGGACCACAGTGTCCGTTTTGCAGCCGCGATGGAAACGGGTCCTCGGGTGGTCCGGTCCCGTTCCCCGGCCCAGACACGGACACAGAGCCGTGGCTATAAAGGAGCTGATGGTGGTTTTCGGAGGAGGCAATGAAGGGATTGTGGATGAATTGCATGTATACAACACAG CGACAAACCAGTGGTTTATCCCTGCGGTGCGTGGTGACATCCCTCCTGGTTGCGCTGCATACGGTTTTGTCTGCGATGGCACCAGGTTGCTGGTGTTCGGTGGAATGGTGGAGTATGGAAAGTACAGCAACGATCTCTATGAACTACAA GCCAGCAGATGGGAATGGAAAAAGTTAAAAGCTAAAAACCCGAAGAATGGGCCTCCTCCCTGTCCACGACTCGGCCACAGCTTTTCACTGGTTGGCAACAAATGCTATTTGTTCGGTGGATTGGCCAATGACAGCGAAGAtccaaaaaacaacattccCAG ATATCTGAATGATCTGTACACACTAGAGCTGCGTGCAGGCTCCAGTGTCGTCGGATGGGATATTCCAATCACATACGGCGTTCTGCCTCCTCCCCGTGAGAGCCACACTGCCGTGGTCTACACAGAGAAGATCAGCCGCAAATCTCGCTTGATAATCTATGGAGGAATGAGCGGCTGTCGACTCGGAGATTTATGGACTCTCGATATCG ACACTCTAACATGGCACAAACCGTCAGTAAACGGCACTGCACCTCTACCCAGAAGTCTGCATTCTGCCACCACCATCACAAATAA GATGTATGTATTTGGAGGTTGGGTTCCTTTGGTGATGGATGACGTCAAAGTGGCCACACATGAGAAGGAATGGAAGTGCACAAACACGCTTGCTTGCTTAAATCTTG ACTCGATGTGTTGGGAAACCGTGCTGATGGATACTCTCGAAGACAACATCCCCAGAGCACGTGCCGGCCACTGTGCTGTCGCCATCAACTCTAGACTATATGTGTGGAGCGGCCGCGACGGTTACCGCAAAGCCTGGAACAACCAAGTCTGCTGTAAAGATCTGTGGTACCTGGAAACGG AGCGACCACACGCCCCTGCCAGAGTACAGTTAGTCCGTGCCAACACAAACTCCCTGGAAGTGAGCTGGGGAGCCGTTTCCACAGCTGACACCTACCTGCTGCAGCTACAAAAATACGACATCCCCGCGACCCCTGCAGCAGCCTCCCCAGCCATGAGCGCCACCCACTCCCAGCCCGTGAACTCCCCAAAGAGCCCCATGCCGGCTGCCGCAGCACCTTCTGCTCACAGCTTAACACAAGCAG CAGTTTTAAAAGTTGCAGCTCAACAGTCGGCCACAGGTGCATCAGTGGTCACAGTCCGACCCAGTCAACCTGGAAAGTCTCCCGTCACCGTGACGTCCCTCCCCCCCGGGGTTCGAATGGTCGTGCCGGCCCAGACTACCCAAGGATCG CCGATTGGAAGCAGCCCACAGATGAGTGGCATGGCAGCTTTAGCCGCAGCAGCTGCAGCAACACAAAAGATTCCACCTCCATCATCGTCTGCAGGCACCGTTCTTAATGTTCCCGCTGGTGCCACCATTCTTAAAACTGTGGCCGTGTCTCCTGGGTCAACCACAGTGAAAGTAGCGTCGCCTGTCATG gTCAGTAACCCTGCCACCCGCATGCTGAAGACGGCTGCAGCTCAGGTTGGCACGGCAACAGTGTCTTCTCCAGCTACCACCACCAGACCAATCATCACTGTGCACAAGTCTGGTGCCGTCACAGTGGCTCAGCAGGCCCAGGTGGTGACCACAGTGGTAGGAGGGGTCACTAAGACCATAACCCTGGTCAAAAGTCCTCTTACCATGGGCAGCAGTGGCACACTg CAGATCTCCAACCTTGGCAAGATGATGTCTGTGGTACAAACCAAGCCAGTGCAAACATCAGCTGTCACAGGCCAGGCTTCATCCAATCCTCTCGCACAGATCCTACAG ACAAAGGGTCCCCTTCCTCCTGGAACCATCTTGAAGTTGGTGACATCAGCAGATGGAAAGCCCACAACCATAATCACCACCTCCCAGGCCGGAGGCACCGGAAACAAGCCCACCATTCTCAACATCAGCGGCGTATCTCCTACCACCACCAAGCAGGGCACCACCATCATCAAGACCATCCCCATGTCTGCCATCATGACCCAGCCTGGAGCCACAG GTGTGACAAGTAGTGCAGGCATGAAAACGCCGATTACAATCCTGACCACGAAGATGATGACTCCTGGAACGCCTGGTAAAATCATCACTGCGGTGCCCAAACTCGCCACGGCGGCCGGTCAACAGGGACTGACTCAG GTGGTGTTGAAGGGCGCTCCAGGTCAACCTGGCACAATTCTGCGCACGGTGCCAATGAGTACAGTGGGCGGAGTTCGTTTGGTTACACCAGTGACCGTGTCCGCGGTCAAGCCCACTGTTACCACTCTGGTTGTCAAGGGGACTACTG GCGTCACCACTCTGGGCACCGTCACTGGAACGGTATCAAGTAGTTTGGCTGGAGGCACCGTGGATAGCTCCAATGCTTCTTTGGTTACTCCCATCACCACACTGGGAACCATTGCTACACTGTCCAGCCAAGTCATCAGCCCGTCTGCTATGACTGTGTCCACCGCTCAGACCAGTCTGACATCTACCTCCACACTGCCTTCGTCCACGATTACAGTGCAG AACCAGCCGACCCAGGTGACTCTCATCACGACTCCCAGTGGTGTAGAGGCCCAGCCTGTGCAGGATCTCCCCGTGTCCATACTGGCTTCTCCAACCTCTGAGCAGCCCAGTTCCTCTGAAGCAGGTGCAGCTGCAGATGGTTCTGCAACAGTTACTCTGGTTTGCTCGAATCCACCGTGTGAAACCCATGAGACGGTAACCACCAACACAGCCACCACCTCCTCTGCTCCAATGGGAGCCGGACAGGTTTGCTCAAACCCGCCCTGTGAGACCCACGAGACGGGAACCACCAACACGGCCACGACGGCGTCCTCAAGCATGCCTGCGCTGCGCGTGTGCTCCAACCCACCGTGCGAGACCCACGAAACAGGGACTACCAACACGGCCACCACAGCTTCGTCCAGCATGGGCGGAGCCCCACAGGTGTGCTCCAACCCTCCTCGTGAAACCCAGGTAACAggcaccaccaccaacacagcCACCCAGGCCTCCTCAGACGTAAGCGCCACCCAGACTGCAGCCGTGCAGAGGGTGTGCTCCAATCCTTTTTGCGAGACCCACGAGACGGGAACCACCAACACTCCGTCCACCGCCTCCTCCAGCATGGGCGACCAGACCAGCACGGCAAGCGGCACAGTCCAACGGGTCTGCTCCAACCCCCCTTGTGAAACCCACGAGACCGGAACCACCAACACAGCCACCACTGCCACGTGCAGTATGGAGACGGGCGAAGACACAG CGACCCAGCAAACAGAGGAAGGAGCAGAAGGCACCAGCAGCACAGAAGGAGCCACTACTACTGCTGCAACAGCTAGCGTAGCTAGCGTAGCCACTGCCGCtgtcaccaccaccaccacctccacacAGGGCAGAGCCATCACCACTGTCACCCAGTCTACTCTGGCTCCTGGCCCGTCCGTACca TCAATTTCATCGATCACGGTGGGAGGGAGCACTGCTCCTGGTTCCACTGAGGAACCGATGCAAACTGAAGAAGCAGCGTCAGCAGAGGCTGCGCCTGAGGAGGGGGGAGCAGCCCCAATGGAAACGCAATCAGAG GGggaagcagcagcagcgacGGCCTTAAACCTGCCGGCTGAGCTGATGTCTGAGAGCCAGGGGGGCACGCTAATGGTGACAGGGCTCTCTGACGAGGAGCTGGCTGTGACTGCAGCGGCTGAGGCTGCAGCTCAAGCAGCAGCGACTGAGGAAGCCCAGGCTCTGGCCATCCAGGCTGTCCTCCAGGCAGCTCAGCAGGCTGTAATGA GTGAAGCTTCAGGAGAGAGCCAGCAAACCACCAACATCCCCATCATGCTAACCCAGCAAGAACTGGCAGCACTGgtccaacagcagcagcagctacagGAAGCTCAGGCAGCAGCCCAGCAGGCCTCAGTGGACGCCAGTTTACCCACCGAGGGTCTGGCGCCGGCCGATAGCCTCAACGACCCGTCTGTAGAAAGCAACGGACACAACGAACTGACAGCCACGGTCAGCAGTGCTGTGGCATCACTACTTCCACGCACAACAGCAGAGA CTCTTGCTCCATCGAGCACATTTGCGCTGGCGACAACGGTCGCAAGTCCAGCAAAGATGCAAGCAGCAGCCGCTCTTGCAGAAGTAGCCAACGGCATCGAGGGAGAG AAACGAGCTCCTCAGCCGACTCCGGTGAAACCTGTAGTAAAGAAAGAGAACCAGTGGTTTGATGTTGGTATCGTAAAAGTGACCAACATGGTGGTCACTCACTTCTTTGTGCCAGGAGACGATTCTCATGGAGAC GATGATTCTGGGATCGTTCCAGACTACAGTCAGATGAAGAAGATGGAGCTGCAGCCTGGAACCGCGTACAAGTTCAGGGTAGCCGGAATCAACGCTTGTGGCCGCGGAGCTTTTTCAGAAATATCCGCTTTCAAAACATGCCTACCAGGATTCCCTGGTGCCCCGTGTGCCATCAAAATAAGCAAG AGCCCGGACGGTGCCCACCTCACCTGGGAGCCCCCCTCTGTGACGTCGGGGAAGATCATCGAGTATTCTGTGTACTTGGCCATCCAGAGCAATCAGACAGCAGAGGCCAAGGCCTCCACCCCGGCACAGCTGGCCTTCATGCGCGTGTACTGTGGACCCAACCCCTCGTGTTTGGTGCAGTCCTCCAGCCTTTCCAACGCCCACATCGACTACACCACCAAGCCCGCCATCATCTTCCGCATTGCTGCTCGCAATGAGAAGGGCTACGGCCCCGCCACCCAAGTCCGATGGCTGCAGG ATGCTGCATCTGCAAAACAAGCCCCCAAAAGGCCGGGAACCTCTCCTGATAC TAAGACTACTGGTCCAAAGAAAGCAAGGACGGACCAGTGA
- the hcfc1a gene encoding host cell factor 1a isoform X1 gives MSVPGSAVSGTTVSVLQPRWKRVLGWSGPVPRPRHGHRAVAIKELMVVFGGGNEGIVDELHVYNTATNQWFIPAVRGDIPPGCAAYGFVCDGTRLLVFGGMVEYGKYSNDLYELQASRWEWKKLKAKNPKNGPPPCPRLGHSFSLVGNKCYLFGGLANDSEDPKNNIPRYLNDLYTLELRAGSSVVGWDIPITYGVLPPPRESHTAVVYTEKISRKSRLIIYGGMSGCRLGDLWTLDIDTLTWHKPSVNGTAPLPRSLHSATTITNKMYVFGGWVPLVMDDVKVATHEKEWKCTNTLACLNLDSMCWETVLMDTLEDNIPRARAGHCAVAINSRLYVWSGRDGYRKAWNNQVCCKDLWYLETERPHAPARVQLVRANTNSLEVSWGAVSTADTYLLQLQKYDIPATPAAASPAMSATHSQPVNSPKSPMPAAAAPSAHSLTQAAVLKVAAQQSATGASVVTVRPSQPGKSPVTVTSLPPGVRMVVPAQTTQGSPIGSSPQMSGMAALAAAAAATQKIPPPSSSAGTVLNVPAGATILKTVAVSPGSTTVKVASPVMVSNPATRMLKTAAAQVGTATVSSPATTTRPIITVHKSGAVTVAQQAQVVTTVVGGVTKTITLVKSPLTMGSSGTLQISNLGKMMSVVQTKPVQTSAVTGQASSNPLAQILQTKGPLPPGTILKLVTSADGKPTTIITTSQAGGTGNKPTILNISGVSPTTTKQGTTIIKTIPMSAIMTQPGATGVTSSAGMKTPITILTTKMMTPGTPGKIITAVPKLATAAGQQGLTQVVLKGAPGQPGTILRTVPMSTVGGVRLVTPVTVSAVKPTVTTLVVKGTTGVTTLGTVTGTVSSSLAGGTVDSSNASLVTPITTLGTIATLSSQVISPSAMTVSTAQTSLTSTSTLPSSTITVQNQPTQVTLITTPSGVEAQPVQDLPVSILASPTSEQPSSSEAGAAADGSATVTLVCSNPPCETHETVTTNTATTSSAPMGAGQVCSNPPCETHETGTTNTATTASSSMPALRVCSNPPCETHETGTTNTATTASSSMGGAPQVCSNPPRETQVTGTTTNTATQASSDVSATQTAAVQRVCSNPFCETHETGTTNTPSTASSSMGDQTSTASGTVQRVCSNPPCETHETGTTNTATTATCSMETGEDTATQQTEEGAEGTSSTEGATTTAATASVASVATAAVTTTTTSTQGRAITTVTQSTLAPGPSVPSISSITVGGSTAPGSTEEPMQTEEAASAEAAPEEGGAAPMETQSEGEAAAATALNLPAELMSESQGGTLMVTGLSDEELAVTAAAEAAAQAAATEEAQALAIQAVLQAAQQAVMSEASGESQQTTNIPIMLTQQELAALVQQQQQLQEAQAAAQQASVDASLPTEGLAPADSLNDPSVESNGHNELTATVSSAVASLLPRTTAETLAPSSTFALATTVASPAKMQAAAALAEVANGIEGEKRAPQPTPVKPVVKKENQWFDVGIVKVTNMVVTHFFVPGDDSHGDDDSGIVPDYSQMKKMELQPGTAYKFRVAGINACGRGAFSEISAFKTCLPGFPGAPCAIKISKSPDGAHLTWEPPSVTSGKIIEYSVYLAIQSNQTAEAKASTPAQLAFMRVYCGPNPSCLVQSSSLSNAHIDYTTKPAIIFRIAARNEKGYGPATQVRWLQESGKDAASAKQAPKRPGTSPDTKTTGPKKARTDQ, from the exons ATGTCTGTCCCTGGCTCAGCGGTGTCTGGGACCACAGTGTCCGTTTTGCAGCCGCGATGGAAACGGGTCCTCGGGTGGTCCGGTCCCGTTCCCCGGCCCAGACACGGACACAGAGCCGTGGCTATAAAGGAGCTGATGGTGGTTTTCGGAGGAGGCAATGAAGGGATTGTGGATGAATTGCATGTATACAACACAG CGACAAACCAGTGGTTTATCCCTGCGGTGCGTGGTGACATCCCTCCTGGTTGCGCTGCATACGGTTTTGTCTGCGATGGCACCAGGTTGCTGGTGTTCGGTGGAATGGTGGAGTATGGAAAGTACAGCAACGATCTCTATGAACTACAA GCCAGCAGATGGGAATGGAAAAAGTTAAAAGCTAAAAACCCGAAGAATGGGCCTCCTCCCTGTCCACGACTCGGCCACAGCTTTTCACTGGTTGGCAACAAATGCTATTTGTTCGGTGGATTGGCCAATGACAGCGAAGAtccaaaaaacaacattccCAG ATATCTGAATGATCTGTACACACTAGAGCTGCGTGCAGGCTCCAGTGTCGTCGGATGGGATATTCCAATCACATACGGCGTTCTGCCTCCTCCCCGTGAGAGCCACACTGCCGTGGTCTACACAGAGAAGATCAGCCGCAAATCTCGCTTGATAATCTATGGAGGAATGAGCGGCTGTCGACTCGGAGATTTATGGACTCTCGATATCG ACACTCTAACATGGCACAAACCGTCAGTAAACGGCACTGCACCTCTACCCAGAAGTCTGCATTCTGCCACCACCATCACAAATAA GATGTATGTATTTGGAGGTTGGGTTCCTTTGGTGATGGATGACGTCAAAGTGGCCACACATGAGAAGGAATGGAAGTGCACAAACACGCTTGCTTGCTTAAATCTTG ACTCGATGTGTTGGGAAACCGTGCTGATGGATACTCTCGAAGACAACATCCCCAGAGCACGTGCCGGCCACTGTGCTGTCGCCATCAACTCTAGACTATATGTGTGGAGCGGCCGCGACGGTTACCGCAAAGCCTGGAACAACCAAGTCTGCTGTAAAGATCTGTGGTACCTGGAAACGG AGCGACCACACGCCCCTGCCAGAGTACAGTTAGTCCGTGCCAACACAAACTCCCTGGAAGTGAGCTGGGGAGCCGTTTCCACAGCTGACACCTACCTGCTGCAGCTACAAAAATACGACATCCCCGCGACCCCTGCAGCAGCCTCCCCAGCCATGAGCGCCACCCACTCCCAGCCCGTGAACTCCCCAAAGAGCCCCATGCCGGCTGCCGCAGCACCTTCTGCTCACAGCTTAACACAAGCAG CAGTTTTAAAAGTTGCAGCTCAACAGTCGGCCACAGGTGCATCAGTGGTCACAGTCCGACCCAGTCAACCTGGAAAGTCTCCCGTCACCGTGACGTCCCTCCCCCCCGGGGTTCGAATGGTCGTGCCGGCCCAGACTACCCAAGGATCG CCGATTGGAAGCAGCCCACAGATGAGTGGCATGGCAGCTTTAGCCGCAGCAGCTGCAGCAACACAAAAGATTCCACCTCCATCATCGTCTGCAGGCACCGTTCTTAATGTTCCCGCTGGTGCCACCATTCTTAAAACTGTGGCCGTGTCTCCTGGGTCAACCACAGTGAAAGTAGCGTCGCCTGTCATG gTCAGTAACCCTGCCACCCGCATGCTGAAGACGGCTGCAGCTCAGGTTGGCACGGCAACAGTGTCTTCTCCAGCTACCACCACCAGACCAATCATCACTGTGCACAAGTCTGGTGCCGTCACAGTGGCTCAGCAGGCCCAGGTGGTGACCACAGTGGTAGGAGGGGTCACTAAGACCATAACCCTGGTCAAAAGTCCTCTTACCATGGGCAGCAGTGGCACACTg CAGATCTCCAACCTTGGCAAGATGATGTCTGTGGTACAAACCAAGCCAGTGCAAACATCAGCTGTCACAGGCCAGGCTTCATCCAATCCTCTCGCACAGATCCTACAG ACAAAGGGTCCCCTTCCTCCTGGAACCATCTTGAAGTTGGTGACATCAGCAGATGGAAAGCCCACAACCATAATCACCACCTCCCAGGCCGGAGGCACCGGAAACAAGCCCACCATTCTCAACATCAGCGGCGTATCTCCTACCACCACCAAGCAGGGCACCACCATCATCAAGACCATCCCCATGTCTGCCATCATGACCCAGCCTGGAGCCACAG GTGTGACAAGTAGTGCAGGCATGAAAACGCCGATTACAATCCTGACCACGAAGATGATGACTCCTGGAACGCCTGGTAAAATCATCACTGCGGTGCCCAAACTCGCCACGGCGGCCGGTCAACAGGGACTGACTCAG GTGGTGTTGAAGGGCGCTCCAGGTCAACCTGGCACAATTCTGCGCACGGTGCCAATGAGTACAGTGGGCGGAGTTCGTTTGGTTACACCAGTGACCGTGTCCGCGGTCAAGCCCACTGTTACCACTCTGGTTGTCAAGGGGACTACTG GCGTCACCACTCTGGGCACCGTCACTGGAACGGTATCAAGTAGTTTGGCTGGAGGCACCGTGGATAGCTCCAATGCTTCTTTGGTTACTCCCATCACCACACTGGGAACCATTGCTACACTGTCCAGCCAAGTCATCAGCCCGTCTGCTATGACTGTGTCCACCGCTCAGACCAGTCTGACATCTACCTCCACACTGCCTTCGTCCACGATTACAGTGCAG AACCAGCCGACCCAGGTGACTCTCATCACGACTCCCAGTGGTGTAGAGGCCCAGCCTGTGCAGGATCTCCCCGTGTCCATACTGGCTTCTCCAACCTCTGAGCAGCCCAGTTCCTCTGAAGCAGGTGCAGCTGCAGATGGTTCTGCAACAGTTACTCTGGTTTGCTCGAATCCACCGTGTGAAACCCATGAGACGGTAACCACCAACACAGCCACCACCTCCTCTGCTCCAATGGGAGCCGGACAGGTTTGCTCAAACCCGCCCTGTGAGACCCACGAGACGGGAACCACCAACACGGCCACGACGGCGTCCTCAAGCATGCCTGCGCTGCGCGTGTGCTCCAACCCACCGTGCGAGACCCACGAAACAGGGACTACCAACACGGCCACCACAGCTTCGTCCAGCATGGGCGGAGCCCCACAGGTGTGCTCCAACCCTCCTCGTGAAACCCAGGTAACAggcaccaccaccaacacagcCACCCAGGCCTCCTCAGACGTAAGCGCCACCCAGACTGCAGCCGTGCAGAGGGTGTGCTCCAATCCTTTTTGCGAGACCCACGAGACGGGAACCACCAACACTCCGTCCACCGCCTCCTCCAGCATGGGCGACCAGACCAGCACGGCAAGCGGCACAGTCCAACGGGTCTGCTCCAACCCCCCTTGTGAAACCCACGAGACCGGAACCACCAACACAGCCACCACTGCCACGTGCAGTATGGAGACGGGCGAAGACACAG CGACCCAGCAAACAGAGGAAGGAGCAGAAGGCACCAGCAGCACAGAAGGAGCCACTACTACTGCTGCAACAGCTAGCGTAGCTAGCGTAGCCACTGCCGCtgtcaccaccaccaccacctccacacAGGGCAGAGCCATCACCACTGTCACCCAGTCTACTCTGGCTCCTGGCCCGTCCGTACca TCAATTTCATCGATCACGGTGGGAGGGAGCACTGCTCCTGGTTCCACTGAGGAACCGATGCAAACTGAAGAAGCAGCGTCAGCAGAGGCTGCGCCTGAGGAGGGGGGAGCAGCCCCAATGGAAACGCAATCAGAG GGggaagcagcagcagcgacGGCCTTAAACCTGCCGGCTGAGCTGATGTCTGAGAGCCAGGGGGGCACGCTAATGGTGACAGGGCTCTCTGACGAGGAGCTGGCTGTGACTGCAGCGGCTGAGGCTGCAGCTCAAGCAGCAGCGACTGAGGAAGCCCAGGCTCTGGCCATCCAGGCTGTCCTCCAGGCAGCTCAGCAGGCTGTAATGA GTGAAGCTTCAGGAGAGAGCCAGCAAACCACCAACATCCCCATCATGCTAACCCAGCAAGAACTGGCAGCACTGgtccaacagcagcagcagctacagGAAGCTCAGGCAGCAGCCCAGCAGGCCTCAGTGGACGCCAGTTTACCCACCGAGGGTCTGGCGCCGGCCGATAGCCTCAACGACCCGTCTGTAGAAAGCAACGGACACAACGAACTGACAGCCACGGTCAGCAGTGCTGTGGCATCACTACTTCCACGCACAACAGCAGAGA CTCTTGCTCCATCGAGCACATTTGCGCTGGCGACAACGGTCGCAAGTCCAGCAAAGATGCAAGCAGCAGCCGCTCTTGCAGAAGTAGCCAACGGCATCGAGGGAGAG AAACGAGCTCCTCAGCCGACTCCGGTGAAACCTGTAGTAAAGAAAGAGAACCAGTGGTTTGATGTTGGTATCGTAAAAGTGACCAACATGGTGGTCACTCACTTCTTTGTGCCAGGAGACGATTCTCATGGAGAC GATGATTCTGGGATCGTTCCAGACTACAGTCAGATGAAGAAGATGGAGCTGCAGCCTGGAACCGCGTACAAGTTCAGGGTAGCCGGAATCAACGCTTGTGGCCGCGGAGCTTTTTCAGAAATATCCGCTTTCAAAACATGCCTACCAGGATTCCCTGGTGCCCCGTGTGCCATCAAAATAAGCAAG AGCCCGGACGGTGCCCACCTCACCTGGGAGCCCCCCTCTGTGACGTCGGGGAAGATCATCGAGTATTCTGTGTACTTGGCCATCCAGAGCAATCAGACAGCAGAGGCCAAGGCCTCCACCCCGGCACAGCTGGCCTTCATGCGCGTGTACTGTGGACCCAACCCCTCGTGTTTGGTGCAGTCCTCCAGCCTTTCCAACGCCCACATCGACTACACCACCAAGCCCGCCATCATCTTCCGCATTGCTGCTCGCAATGAGAAGGGCTACGGCCCCGCCACCCAAGTCCGATGGCTGCAGG AATCTGGCAAAGATGCTGCATCTGCAAAACAAGCCCCCAAAAGGCCGGGAACCTCTCCTGATAC TAAGACTACTGGTCCAAAGAAAGCAAGGACGGACCAGTGA